The Planococcus versutus genome contains a region encoding:
- the rlmH gene encoding 23S rRNA (pseudouridine(1915)-N(3))-methyltransferase RlmH yields MNISIISVGKLKEKYLKSGIEEYTKRLGSYSKITEIEVADEKAPEQLSDADMEIVKKKEADRILAKISADAYVIALAIDGKMKTSEQLAKDIESLMTYGRSKIVFVIGGSLGLHDEVLKRADEKLSFSKMTFPHQLMKLILVEQVYRAFRIMKGEPYHK; encoded by the coding sequence GTGAATATCTCAATTATCAGTGTAGGAAAGTTGAAAGAAAAATATTTAAAATCTGGAATCGAAGAATACACAAAACGACTTGGAAGCTATTCAAAAATAACTGAAATCGAAGTAGCGGATGAAAAAGCACCCGAACAATTAAGCGATGCAGATATGGAAATTGTCAAAAAGAAAGAAGCCGACCGAATTTTAGCCAAAATTTCCGCTGACGCGTACGTCATTGCCTTAGCCATTGATGGGAAAATGAAAACTTCAGAGCAGCTCGCAAAAGACATCGAATCGTTAATGACGTATGGCCGCAGCAAAATTGTCTTTGTGATTGGCGGATCGCTTGGGTTACATGATGAGGTGTTAAAGCGGGCGGATGAAAAGTTGTCATTTTCGAAGATGACATTTCCTCATCAATTGATGAAGCTGATTTTGGTGGAGCAAGTATATCGGGCGTTTCGGATTATGAAGGGAGAACCGTATCATAAGTAG
- a CDS encoding S1C family serine protease, whose translation MGYYNQTPNGRQRPSRLGAFAAGLGGVVVGALLVWLLFYSMPELRPDSSSETQIVQQEAEGRSEAVSVDITTDVTEAVEIAADAVVGVTNLQSAGDFWSQAPQQEQAVGTGSGVIYKNDNGKAYVVTNHHVIDGATGVEVTLSDGSKVEATVVGSDIWTDLAVLEMDGAKVQAVAQFGDSDALKQGEAVIAIGNPLGLDFSGSVTTGVVSGKDRAVPVDLNGDGQEDWQAEVLQTDAAINPGNSGGALVNLAGQLIGINSMKIATSSVEGIGFSIPINSAIPVINSLEEKGEMIRPSMGVTLLDLAQVPQVYRQETLKLPEDVTEGVVVNSVVEGSAAEAAGMEQFDVIVEMDGVAIADIIELRQHLYNEKKIGDLLKVSAYRNGELMEFELELVDNSAL comes from the coding sequence GTGGGTTATTACAATCAAACACCGAACGGTAGGCAGAGACCTAGTCGTTTAGGTGCGTTTGCTGCAGGTTTAGGCGGAGTGGTAGTAGGTGCATTGTTGGTATGGTTATTGTTTTATTCGATGCCAGAATTGAGACCGGATAGTAGTAGTGAGACACAGATTGTTCAGCAGGAAGCGGAAGGGCGTTCAGAAGCGGTTTCGGTTGATATTACGACTGATGTGACAGAAGCGGTTGAGATAGCAGCGGATGCGGTAGTGGGCGTTACCAATTTGCAATCGGCTGGAGATTTTTGGTCTCAAGCACCTCAACAAGAGCAAGCTGTTGGAACAGGCTCTGGTGTCATTTATAAAAATGATAACGGCAAAGCATATGTTGTGACGAACCATCATGTAATCGATGGTGCGACGGGAGTAGAAGTCACTTTGTCAGACGGTTCAAAAGTCGAGGCGACAGTAGTCGGTAGCGATATTTGGACGGACCTTGCTGTTCTGGAAATGGATGGAGCGAAGGTACAGGCGGTTGCTCAATTTGGAGATTCGGATGCGTTGAAACAAGGCGAGGCGGTTATCGCGATTGGTAATCCATTAGGACTCGATTTTTCAGGATCGGTGACAACAGGTGTCGTTTCAGGAAAAGATCGTGCGGTTCCAGTGGATTTGAACGGTGATGGTCAAGAAGACTGGCAGGCAGAAGTACTTCAAACAGATGCTGCCATTAATCCGGGGAATAGCGGCGGTGCGTTGGTTAATCTGGCTGGACAGTTGATCGGCATCAATTCAATGAAAATCGCAACATCATCAGTAGAAGGAATCGGCTTTTCCATTCCAATCAATTCAGCGATACCGGTTATTAATTCGCTCGAAGAGAAAGGCGAGATGATTCGGCCATCAATGGGTGTTACGTTGCTTGATTTAGCTCAAGTGCCTCAAGTCTATCGTCAAGAGACATTAAAGCTTCCTGAAGACGTCACAGAGGGCGTTGTGGTGAATTCTGTAGTAGAAGGCTCTGCAGCAGAAGCTGCCGGCATGGAACAGTTTGATGTCATTGTGGAGATGGACGGAGTTGCCATAGCAGATATCATTGAGTTGCGTCAGCATTTGTATAATGAAAAGAAAATCGGAGATCTATTGAAAGTTAGCGCTTATCGCAACGGAGAACTGATGGAATTTGAATTAGAGCTAGTTGATAATTCAGCTTTATAA
- a CDS encoding YycH family regulatory protein — translation MGLKYVEHIKSIALFLLILLSLALTFTIWTFTPTHETIEPSTTVDEPISETKNTEEIVRPVKLLFHTEEVVTGTTDQDHIEVLVDELQKWQIQNIRLVQDEATPGTIKSYMHSSNRAVVYYPGLVPLPVFDSMNTITNSTIPESSFDRLIIEWEAPANDRPSLYFINTVSGKIHRADILIKDLDQFQTDIAAQAVDYETYVTDETIGTLPIYVQEGQVAKESFVYLLSKISSKKLAEALLDSPSLTLSADLLTEEYTDDTGALMRENENKKSISYIQPKAETTDPAIPSDLLFDSLSYVNAHGGWTDPYFYAGMNSVNQQVEYQLYVENLPVFSNFTTTSLEVIWGIDSGLEQVYSYIRPAYQLESEATENRMTVLSSGEEVLKALGQLDKQERSAITDIAPVYYLTRSEGESTDVVLATFDPVWYYKTNGIWTELPIELTGGRKLGLE, via the coding sequence GTGGGATTGAAATATGTAGAGCATATTAAGTCGATTGCATTATTTTTGCTGATTCTGCTTAGTTTGGCATTAACCTTTACGATTTGGACTTTCACCCCTACACATGAAACAATTGAGCCATCAACGACAGTGGATGAGCCTATATCTGAAACTAAGAACACTGAAGAAATCGTTCGACCGGTAAAACTTCTATTTCACACAGAAGAAGTCGTTACAGGAACGACTGATCAAGATCATATTGAAGTACTCGTAGACGAGTTACAGAAGTGGCAAATTCAAAATATCAGATTGGTTCAAGATGAAGCCACTCCTGGAACGATTAAATCGTATATGCATAGTTCAAACAGGGCAGTAGTCTATTATCCTGGACTAGTACCGTTACCCGTATTTGATTCGATGAATACGATTACGAATTCAACAATTCCAGAATCGTCATTTGACCGATTGATTATCGAATGGGAAGCACCCGCGAATGATCGTCCGTCGCTGTATTTTATCAATACAGTCTCGGGTAAGATCCATAGAGCAGATATCCTTATAAAAGACTTGGATCAGTTTCAAACAGATATCGCAGCTCAAGCTGTGGATTATGAGACATATGTGACAGATGAAACAATTGGTACGTTGCCTATCTATGTGCAAGAAGGACAAGTTGCAAAAGAAAGTTTTGTTTATTTGTTATCGAAAATCTCTTCGAAAAAGCTTGCTGAGGCATTGTTAGATAGTCCATCACTAACATTATCTGCTGATTTATTAACTGAAGAGTATACAGACGATACTGGGGCATTGATGAGAGAAAACGAAAATAAGAAGAGCATCAGTTACATTCAGCCAAAAGCGGAAACAACTGATCCTGCAATTCCGTCAGACTTGTTATTTGATTCTCTTAGTTATGTAAATGCACATGGTGGTTGGACCGATCCGTATTTCTACGCAGGCATGAATTCAGTAAACCAGCAAGTTGAGTATCAATTATATGTAGAAAATTTACCGGTTTTTAGCAATTTCACGACAACAAGCCTTGAAGTTATTTGGGGAATAGATTCGGGACTCGAGCAAGTCTACAGCTACATTCGCCCAGCCTATCAATTAGAATCTGAAGCAACGGAAAACAGAATGACTGTACTGTCTTCAGGAGAAGAGGTATTAAAAGCTCTTGGGCAATTAGATAAACAAGAGCGATCTGCTATAACTGATATTGCACCGGTTTATTATTTGACGAGAAGTGAAGGGGAAAGCACTGATGTCGTTCTAGCTACATTTGATCCGGTTTGGTATTACAAAACAAATGGTATTTGGACAGAGCTACCCATTGAATTGACAGGAGGGCGAAAACTTGGATTGGAATAA
- a CDS encoding CxxH/CxxC protein → MCITMWNIRKSKEVEIMEIKCCKTHVEHALDIFVAETKNYPILTELLETEKLSTTCHYCKEAATYLVASA, encoded by the coding sequence ATGTGTATAACTATGTGGAATATTCGGAAATCGAAAGAGGTGGAAATAATGGAGATAAAATGCTGCAAAACCCATGTAGAGCATGCATTAGACATATTCGTTGCAGAGACAAAAAACTATCCTATTCTAACAGAATTATTAGAAACAGAAAAGTTGTCCACAACTTGTCACTACTGTAAAGAAGCTGCAACGTATCTTGTGGCAAGTGCATAA
- a CDS encoding two-component system regulatory protein YycI, protein MDWNKTKTIFIIVFSILNVFLYSLYLDRYTEAKSVEVLSESSVDEKLQADKITYSNLPENSEGMPYIRGETKIFTAKEAPKENVQVNIQEGKKLHVAYEKPIVSEKNIESDEGATAFLEEHIYEGFSYELWEIDKDLNKAVFFQTLDSDILYFSDDGKVTVYWNNEGEIVRYEQTMFTDIIENQEPKSLVTAVTAIHTLYQKNMLEPGTKILKTELGYSVHVQVSKERQMFVPTWHVRAELSGGEREDYFVNAVKDGVIELNKQLEEVE, encoded by the coding sequence TTGGATTGGAATAAAACCAAGACCATCTTTATTATTGTCTTTTCTATTTTAAATGTCTTTTTGTATTCCTTGTATTTGGATCGTTATACAGAAGCGAAAAGCGTAGAAGTGCTTTCAGAATCCTCAGTAGATGAGAAGTTACAAGCTGATAAAATCACGTATTCGAATCTTCCTGAAAATAGTGAAGGGATGCCCTATATTCGTGGAGAAACGAAAATCTTCACTGCAAAAGAAGCACCTAAAGAAAATGTACAAGTAAACATTCAAGAGGGTAAAAAACTGCATGTTGCTTATGAAAAACCCATTGTATCTGAAAAAAATATCGAAAGTGACGAAGGAGCAACGGCCTTTCTTGAAGAGCATATTTACGAAGGTTTTTCGTATGAACTATGGGAAATCGATAAAGACTTAAACAAAGCTGTCTTTTTTCAAACCTTGGATAGTGATATTCTTTATTTTAGTGATGATGGAAAAGTGACGGTTTACTGGAATAATGAAGGAGAAATCGTGCGCTATGAGCAAACGATGTTCACGGATATTATTGAAAATCAAGAGCCCAAAAGCTTAGTGACAGCAGTTACAGCTATTCATACGCTGTACCAAAAAAATATGCTAGAACCCGGCACGAAAATTTTGAAAACCGAACTGGGTTATTCTGTTCATGTGCAAGTATCAAAAGAGCGACAAATGTTTGTGCCGACTTGGCATGTTCGAGCAGAACTGTCTGGTGGCGAACGAGAAGATTATTTTGTCAATGCAGTAAAAGATGGTGTCATCGAATTAAATAAACAACTAGAGGAAGTAGAGTAA
- a CDS encoding MBL fold metallo-hydrolase: MQFSVLASGSSGNATYIENGEHSFLVDAGLSGRKMEELFAAIGKKMSDLDGILVTHEHSDHIKGLGIVARKHKVPIYANAKTWTAMDGLIGAVPVEQRFHFDMDTVKTFGSMDIESFAVSHDAADPMFYVFHAGGRKLSLITDTGYVSDRMKGIIQASDSYVFESNHDVGMLQMGRYPWSIKRRILSDVGHVSNEDAAVAMSEVLAEKPTRIYLSHLSKDNNMKDLARMSVEQTLQSKGIITGEYVNLFDTDANIPTKLIVV; the protein is encoded by the coding sequence ATGCAATTCAGTGTATTAGCTAGTGGTTCAAGCGGTAATGCTACCTATATCGAGAACGGCGAACATTCTTTTTTAGTTGATGCAGGACTCAGTGGTCGCAAGATGGAAGAGCTGTTTGCTGCAATTGGCAAAAAAATGAGTGATTTGGATGGTATTTTGGTGACGCATGAACATAGCGATCACATTAAAGGACTTGGCATTGTGGCGCGTAAACATAAGGTACCGATTTATGCGAATGCAAAAACATGGACAGCCATGGATGGGTTAATTGGAGCGGTTCCTGTAGAACAGCGGTTCCATTTTGACATGGATACCGTCAAAACTTTTGGGTCGATGGATATTGAATCGTTTGCGGTATCGCATGATGCGGCAGATCCGATGTTTTATGTGTTTCATGCGGGTGGTCGGAAGCTATCATTGATTACAGATACGGGCTATGTCAGCGACCGGATGAAAGGCATCATTCAAGCGTCAGATTCGTATGTGTTTGAAAGCAATCATGATGTTGGAATGTTGCAGATGGGGCGTTATCCATGGTCGATTAAGCGTCGGATTTTGAGTGATGTGGGGCATGTATCAAATGAAGATGCAGCGGTCGCGATGAGCGAAGTCCTTGCTGAAAAGCCTACACGTATTTATCTTTCGCATTTGAGTAAAGACAATAATATGAAAGATCTTGCACGTATGAGTGTGGAGCAAACTCTGCAGTCAAAAGGGATTATTACGGGAGAGTACGTGAATCTGTTTGATACCGATGCCAATATACCGACTAAATTGATTGTTGTATAA
- a CDS encoding SDR family NAD(P)-dependent oxidoreductase, with translation MMFENNVVIVNGGTDGIGKEVVYFFCKEGATVHFTGRDRDKGSQVESDCNGKAHFYQVHNENVDEIEKFFKTLETNEHHVDILFNNAGILSTGMGPLSRVKLNDWNYLIAVNQTAVFLYMKYSLLVMSKQRNGVIINNAAILGNDKVNPMLPAYSGTKAAVVAMTQSTALRFANLGIRVNCISPGPTETDLSINAYGGKENYEKQSKGHPRGSYGKTSEIAEVVLFLASDKASYINGAEIVVDGGYSLK, from the coding sequence ATGATGTTCGAAAACAACGTAGTGATTGTTAATGGTGGAACGGATGGCATTGGTAAAGAAGTGGTCTACTTCTTTTGTAAAGAAGGGGCTACTGTTCACTTTACTGGAAGAGATCGTGACAAAGGCTCTCAAGTAGAGAGTGACTGCAACGGCAAAGCTCATTTTTATCAAGTCCATAACGAAAACGTGGATGAAATCGAAAAATTTTTTAAAACACTTGAAACTAACGAACATCATGTTGATATTCTATTCAACAATGCCGGTATTTTGTCTACAGGAATGGGGCCTTTGTCTCGAGTAAAGCTAAATGACTGGAATTACTTAATCGCGGTCAATCAAACAGCTGTTTTCCTCTACATGAAATATTCTTTACTCGTAATGAGTAAGCAACGAAATGGAGTCATTATTAACAATGCAGCCATCCTTGGAAACGACAAGGTTAATCCGATGCTACCCGCTTATAGCGGGACAAAAGCAGCCGTTGTCGCGATGACTCAAAGCACGGCACTTCGCTTTGCTAACCTGGGAATCCGCGTCAATTGCATATCTCCTGGCCCTACAGAAACCGATCTATCCATTAATGCATATGGTGGAAAAGAGAATTATGAAAAGCAATCTAAAGGACACCCTAGAGGAAGTTACGGGAAAACCAGTGAAATTGCAGAAGTTGTTTTGTTCTTAGCTTCAGACAAAGCATCTTATATAAACGGTGCGGAAATAGTCGTAGACGGTGGCTACTCATTAAAGTAA